From the genome of Pelagicoccus sp. SDUM812003, one region includes:
- a CDS encoding chemotaxis protein CheW, with protein sequence MNAPATSRDAILLESGTNEVEFIEFFLGDISYGINVSKVQRVLSRASVEVTKVAQAPHATLGMIHIHQKPVMLMDLKAALGVPYDENAVNPDRQLILVTTFNKQTTAFLIDGISKIHRTSWEDFEPLGEKVNGESAGGFSTGTVTLDDNIIIILDLERLMLTYFPSAHRPVKPLDPLEGPLEGRDSVRILYAEDSKMVRNITTDIVRNAGYLQIDAFENGLEAFRHLSMMIEAQDDPSECPYDLVLTDIEMPQMDGLTLCRRIKAELCKKDPPKVIVYSSLINKEMSAKCASVGADAQLAKPDVEQIVALIDQICLKAASA encoded by the coding sequence ATGAACGCTCCCGCTACCTCTCGAGACGCCATCTTGCTGGAATCCGGAACCAACGAGGTGGAATTTATAGAATTCTTCCTCGGCGACATCAGCTACGGCATCAACGTCTCCAAGGTGCAACGCGTTCTGTCCCGAGCCAGCGTGGAGGTCACCAAGGTGGCCCAGGCCCCGCACGCGACCTTGGGCATGATCCATATCCACCAGAAGCCCGTCATGCTGATGGACCTCAAAGCGGCCCTGGGCGTCCCTTACGACGAAAACGCCGTCAACCCGGACCGACAGCTCATTCTCGTCACCACCTTCAACAAGCAAACCACAGCCTTCCTCATCGACGGCATCTCCAAGATCCACCGAACCTCATGGGAAGATTTCGAGCCGCTGGGAGAAAAGGTGAACGGCGAATCGGCTGGAGGATTCTCCACCGGCACAGTGACCCTGGACGACAACATCATCATCATCCTGGATCTGGAAAGACTGATGCTGACCTACTTCCCCAGCGCCCACCGCCCCGTCAAGCCTCTGGATCCGCTCGAAGGGCCTCTGGAAGGCCGCGACAGCGTCCGCATCCTCTACGCGGAGGATTCCAAGATGGTGCGCAACATCACCACCGACATCGTGCGCAATGCCGGCTACCTGCAAATCGACGCCTTCGAAAACGGGCTCGAGGCCTTTCGACACCTCTCCATGATGATCGAAGCTCAGGACGACCCCAGCGAATGCCCCTACGACCTGGTGTTGACCGACATCGAAATGCCGCAGATGGACGGACTCACACTCTGCCGACGTATCAAGGCCGAACTTTGCAAGAAAGACCCTCCCAAGGTCATCGTCTACTCCTCCCTCATCAACAAGGAGATGAGCGCCAAGTGCGCCTCGGTCGGAGCGGACGCCCAGCTGGCGAAACCCGACGTGGAACAGATCGTCGCCTTGATCGACCAGATCTGCCTGAAAGCGGCGTCGGCCTAG